The genome window GGTTCATTATTCAAGTATCAACAAAATAAACACGATATTAAACCCCTCACAACAAACGAGGCACAACCCACTTAAACTATATCTATATCATCTTCAACTACTATTGGTCCTTTCCCTATAAAGTCTATTGTCTCCACGCATCTTTTACATAACAAATAGAATCTCACTGAATCAGTTTCCATATCTATTATAAGAGAAGCTCTTCTCTTTATTTCAAGGTAGGTCTTATCATCTACATAGCACTCAAAAACACTTTTCTGAACCCTTTTGCCATATTTCTCAAGAAGTCTCGCTATATTTTCTCTTTTCGTATCATCACTTATATCATAAGATATAACCCAGTATCTCTTGCTCATAATTTGATCATATAAGAACGATAAACGCTTTCTCCTTTTATAGCTTTTGATAAAAGATTAACCTGAGAATTTATGATCCGATCAAGAGAACGAGATTTTACTTGCTCTTGGAACTCTGCTATTACTTTCTTAATACCCTCATGAGTAAGATAAACTCCAGCAGATTCTTCATCTTCTTCTTGACAAAAGCGAAAATCCCCTAACATTAGCATCTTCTTATTAGAAAGCCTTAAAAATATTCTATCCATAAAAGGTCTAAATTCCTCCATTAAATCTAACGCTAATGATGGTCTACCATAATCTACAGAGTGGTAAAAACCCACATAGGGATCTAACCCCTCTGTATATATAGAAGACTCTACAATAAGAAAAAGAAGAGTATATAAAAAACTTAAAACAGCATTTGCTGGATCTTCTGGAGGACGACGAGTTCTTGAGCTAAAGTTAAATATTTCATTTTTAACACATAAATTTAAAGCTCTAAAGTAAGCTTCTGCCGCAGCTCCTTCCATCCCCATAAGGGATTCTAAAGAGCCACATATCTCTATTTTCATAAGCACAGAACGAAGAAACGAACATGTTTCACTTATCTCCTTACTTTTTATATCCCAGTTATATTTCTGAAGAATTGATATAGAGTTTCTTACCTTACCCCTAACGAATTCTTTAGCCAAACTTAATCTAAAATTAGTATCTTTATGCTTATCATATTGAAGAAGTCTAAGAAATACATTCTTAGACAAGTTTCCCTGAAGTCTCCCCTTATAATTCCCCTTTGCTGAAAGAAAAACCACCTCTATACCCTTTTTAAGAGAATAAGTTATGAGCTGAGGTGATAGCCGAATATTACCAAAAAGTATTATTTTCTCCACACCACCATCAGGATAACTTCTTATTACATCTTCATTTATAATATATTTAAATCCTTCAGAACAACCTTACCAAAACCAAAAGTTGTGTTTTTACCCACATGAAGCTCTTTCATAGCCTTCAGATAATCCAAGAAAAACCCATTAACAGGTTGATACCTTATTCTTCCTGTAACACCATAAAAGGGTATCTTTCTTTTCTGTCTGTAAGAAAACCTACTAAAAACTCCTTCAGTTATAGAGTGATCTACAATATTAACCCTGTCCAGCAAATCCAAAACAGGTTTAAAAGGATATTCCCCACCTCCACCACAGTGAAAATAGTCAAGGAGTACCACCCTTCTGAAAAAGTTCCTCATTAAGGCTGAAAAGCTTGGTTCTTTTTGAATCTCTCCGTTAAATATAAGCCTTAAAGGAGATTCAAGATCAACTTCAACAGAAAACAGCCTATTATCGCCGTTTATCTCAAACTTTAAGTAACTATAATTCCCAGAAGGAAGTTCTATCTTATCCCCTTTATAA of Synergistota bacterium contains these proteins:
- the cas2 gene encoding CRISPR-associated endonuclease Cas2 → MSKRYWVISYDISDDTKRENIARLLEKYGKRVQKSVFECYVDDKTYLEIKRRASLIIDMETDSVRFYLLCKRCVETIDFIGKGPIVVEDDIDIV
- the cas1 gene encoding CRISPR-associated endonuclease Cas1, with protein sequence MRSYPDGGVEKIILFGNIRLSPQLITYSLKKGIEVVFLSAKGNYKGRLQGNLSKNVFLRLLQYDKHKDTNFRLSLAKEFVRGKVRNSISILQKYNWDIKSKEISETCSFLRSVLMKIEICGSLESLMGMEGAAAEAYFRALNLCVKNEIFNFSSRTRRPPEDPANAVLSFLYTLLFLIVESSIYTEGLDPYVGFYHSVDYGRPSLALDLMEEFRPFMDRIFLRLSNKKMLMLGDFRFCQEEDEESAGVYLTHEGIKKVIAEFQEQVKSRSLDRIINSQVNLLSKAIKGESVYRSYMIKL
- the cas6 gene encoding CRISPR system precrRNA processing endoribonuclease RAMP protein Cas6; amino-acid sequence: MLRWRVYNLECVAKGNIKLGPFTSNVLRGKFGAEFKRLACIKKSFECSKCMLRFSCPYAMLFETSPSPLTKVMRKYDSAPRPFIIYFPFKKFDLTKGDRVSINLTLIGKANDYLPYFVYCFLNILNNLKLELVSLSYEGKNLYKGDKIELPSGNYSYLKFEINGDNRLFSVEVDLESPLRLIFNGEIQKEPSFSALMRNFFRRVVLLDYFHCGGGGEYPFKPVLDLLDRVNIVDHSITEGVFSRFSYRQKRKIPFYGVTGRIRYQPVNGFFLDYLKAMKELHVGKNTTFGFGKVVLKDLNIL